Proteins encoded by one window of Geobacter sp. DSM 9736:
- a CDS encoding N-acetylmuramoyl-L-alanine amidase, translating into MRRLAMLVSFLFMMILPLEGISAEEKKGTGKKEAKSAEARTKKKSTPRNNVSKSELQKRKGKGKVEPKESREKLAPPVPEADPVPAVPQQAVVKELRHWSNPDYTRIAITLDKEAKFESHRLPAGKDKAMRLYFDIKGAHVAPGVKDLSIGDGLLNTARIAQFRADTVRVVLDIGSIKDYKIFTFSDPFRIIVDVKGDHREEIGKPKEEAVIKQSPVQPKAVAAEEKPKAVTKTGLSKIRRIVVDPGHGGHDPGAVGPHGVREKDVVLQISLKLAKKLREELGLDVVMTRSTDVFLELQERTAIANQVGADLFVSVHANAAFNRTSSGIETYYLNLAKTEKAAQLAAKENGTSLEKVSLLQAVLFDLMANYKINDSAHLAEEVQKALHRKVNAQYTVKNLGVKQGPFYVLVGATMPSILVETAFLSNEKEEERLTDDGYQERTAEGILEGIKGYISTVKVETANR; encoded by the coding sequence ATGCGACGCTTAGCGATGCTGGTCTCTTTTCTCTTCATGATGATCCTGCCGCTTGAGGGGATTTCTGCTGAAGAGAAAAAAGGGACAGGGAAGAAAGAGGCCAAATCAGCCGAAGCCAGAACCAAAAAAAAATCGACGCCCCGTAACAATGTCTCAAAGAGCGAACTCCAGAAACGGAAGGGGAAGGGGAAGGTTGAACCGAAGGAGTCGCGGGAAAAGCTTGCACCTCCGGTTCCTGAAGCTGATCCAGTTCCTGCCGTTCCACAGCAGGCAGTGGTCAAAGAGCTTCGTCATTGGTCGAACCCCGACTACACACGCATTGCTATAACCCTCGATAAAGAAGCCAAATTCGAATCTCACCGGCTTCCTGCTGGCAAAGATAAGGCGATGCGTCTTTATTTCGATATAAAGGGTGCTCATGTAGCTCCTGGCGTAAAGGATCTCTCCATTGGCGACGGACTTCTCAATACGGCTCGAATAGCGCAATTCAGGGCGGATACCGTAAGGGTGGTGCTCGATATCGGCAGCATCAAAGACTACAAAATTTTCACCTTTTCGGATCCGTTCCGCATTATCGTGGACGTCAAGGGAGATCACAGGGAGGAAATCGGGAAGCCTAAAGAAGAGGCTGTCATCAAGCAATCGCCCGTTCAACCCAAAGCTGTAGCCGCTGAAGAAAAACCGAAGGCTGTTACAAAAACTGGTCTCAGCAAGATCAGGCGCATAGTCGTGGATCCCGGGCATGGCGGCCATGACCCTGGTGCTGTCGGTCCCCATGGAGTCCGCGAGAAGGACGTCGTCCTGCAGATCAGTTTGAAACTGGCAAAAAAGCTTCGCGAGGAACTGGGACTAGATGTGGTTATGACACGCTCCACCGATGTTTTTCTCGAACTTCAGGAGAGGACGGCCATCGCCAATCAGGTTGGAGCCGATCTCTTCGTTTCAGTTCATGCTAATGCCGCCTTTAATCGTACATCATCCGGGATTGAGACTTACTACCTCAACCTTGCCAAGACCGAAAAGGCTGCCCAGCTTGCTGCAAAAGAGAACGGCACAAGTCTGGAAAAGGTGAGCCTTTTGCAGGCCGTCCTGTTCGACCTGATGGCAAACTACAAGATCAACGACTCGGCACATCTGGCTGAAGAGGTTCAGAAGGCGCTGCATCGTAAGGTTAATGCGCAGTATACGGTTAAGAATCTCGGGGTAAAACAGGGCCCTTTTTATGTTCTAGTCGGCGCCACCATGCCGAGCATCCTCGTTGAGACAGCCTTCCTCAGCAATGAAAAAGAGGAAGAGCGGCTTACCGATGACGGGTATCAGGAGAGAACTGCGGAGGGAATCCTTGAAGGTATCAAGGGGTATATCTCTACCGTAAAG
- the mutS gene encoding DNA mismatch repair protein MutS: protein MSEQTPMMRQYLEIKAEYPDAILFFRLGDFYEMFLDDAVKASRILDITLTSRNKNAHGNEVPLCGIPYHSCTPYISKLIEAGEKVAICEQVEDPKVAKGIVRREVVKVITPGLVIDGESLSPKENNFLMCLVFGDQWGISSLDLSTGEFKVTRLASLAGVSAEVACINPKEILLPRALRDDSILTELTPVIAERMLTFQDDWAFDEDYCTRLILGHFKIASLAELGCGDIREGISAAGAILHYLQQTQMKSVGHIRSIVPYTTSEHLLMDEATRRNLELTSTLGEGKRKGSLLGLMDRTATAMGGRKLRNWISYPLMRAKRINERLDAVEELVNEQTLRREIVAQLQGIYDLERLNGRISMASASAKDLVALKDSLLKLPGIMALLSRCSTRLLQHLIQDIDLLEDVVSVIGTGIVDNPPFILREGGIIATGYNAELDELRTISRTGKDFIAGLEAREKARTGISSLKIRYNKVFGYYIEITKSNLANIPDDYQRRQTLANAERFITPELKEYEEKVLGAEERIVEMEYSLFQEIRQQVASQGERVSRTADALATLDVLLSLADLADDRNYCRPSIDEGDILEIVEGRHPVIEALNLGERFVPNDVLLDGSENQLLIITGPNMAGKSTFMRQTALVTLMAQMGSFVPAREATIGVVDRIFTRVGASDNLSRGQSTFMVEMTETANILRNATPKSLVILDEIGRGTSTFDGVSIAWAVAEYLHDRPELSPRTLFATHYHELTELAVTRNRIKNFNIAVREWNDQIIFLRKIVAGGASHSYGIQVARLAGIPGDVIERAREILLNLEKGEYVEGGAPRIARKKGTSSPQSPQLSLFAEQNDPVRTRLKEIDTRVMTPLEALNVLDELTRMV from the coding sequence ATGTCTGAACAAACGCCGATGATGCGGCAATACCTGGAAATCAAGGCCGAGTACCCGGACGCAATCCTCTTCTTCCGCCTCGGAGATTTTTATGAAATGTTTCTCGACGATGCGGTCAAGGCTTCCCGCATCCTCGATATAACCCTCACGTCCCGCAACAAAAATGCTCATGGGAATGAGGTCCCTCTCTGCGGCATCCCGTATCATTCCTGTACCCCCTACATTTCGAAACTGATTGAAGCCGGCGAGAAAGTCGCCATCTGCGAGCAGGTTGAGGACCCCAAAGTCGCAAAAGGGATCGTCCGCCGTGAAGTCGTCAAGGTAATCACACCCGGTCTCGTGATCGATGGGGAGAGTCTTTCTCCCAAAGAAAACAATTTCCTCATGTGTCTCGTCTTCGGCGATCAATGGGGGATATCATCCCTGGATCTGTCAACAGGAGAGTTCAAAGTCACGCGGCTAGCAAGTCTTGCAGGGGTGAGTGCGGAAGTTGCATGCATCAATCCGAAGGAAATCCTGCTGCCACGGGCCTTGCGCGATGACAGCATCCTTACCGAGCTGACTCCGGTTATTGCGGAAAGAATGCTTACCTTTCAGGATGACTGGGCCTTTGATGAAGACTACTGCACAAGGCTTATACTCGGGCATTTTAAAATTGCTTCTTTGGCGGAATTAGGGTGCGGTGACATCCGGGAAGGGATTTCCGCAGCAGGTGCAATCCTCCATTATCTCCAGCAGACCCAGATGAAAAGCGTGGGGCACATCCGAAGTATAGTGCCGTATACCACCAGCGAACATCTGCTCATGGATGAGGCAACAAGAAGAAATCTGGAGCTTACCTCTACCTTGGGTGAAGGGAAACGCAAGGGTTCCCTGCTCGGACTCATGGATCGAACCGCAACTGCTATGGGAGGCCGTAAGCTGCGCAACTGGATCAGCTATCCTCTTATGAGAGCGAAGCGCATAAACGAACGTCTGGATGCCGTTGAAGAACTTGTTAACGAGCAGACCCTTCGAAGGGAAATCGTCGCGCAGCTTCAGGGTATTTATGACCTGGAGCGCCTCAATGGCAGGATCAGCATGGCAAGTGCGAGTGCGAAGGATCTGGTGGCTCTCAAGGACTCGCTGCTGAAGCTTCCAGGAATCATGGCGCTGCTTTCGCGTTGCTCTACCCGCTTACTGCAGCATCTCATTCAGGATATCGACCTGTTGGAGGACGTGGTAAGCGTAATAGGTACCGGCATTGTCGATAATCCTCCCTTCATACTTCGAGAGGGGGGTATCATAGCTACGGGGTATAATGCCGAACTGGACGAATTACGCACTATCAGTCGGACGGGAAAAGACTTCATCGCGGGTCTGGAGGCCCGTGAAAAGGCGAGAACGGGGATCAGCTCCCTCAAGATCAGGTACAACAAGGTCTTCGGCTACTACATTGAAATCACCAAGTCGAATCTTGCAAATATCCCTGATGATTATCAGCGTCGGCAGACGCTGGCAAATGCAGAACGGTTCATCACGCCGGAGCTGAAGGAGTATGAGGAAAAAGTCCTCGGTGCGGAAGAGCGGATCGTGGAGATGGAGTACTCACTGTTCCAGGAGATACGTCAGCAGGTCGCTTCCCAGGGAGAGCGTGTGAGCAGGACGGCGGATGCCCTGGCGACCCTCGATGTTCTTCTTTCCCTGGCAGATCTCGCCGACGACCGGAACTACTGCAGACCATCAATAGATGAGGGAGACATTCTTGAGATTGTCGAAGGACGTCATCCTGTCATCGAGGCTCTGAATCTTGGAGAGCGGTTCGTCCCCAATGACGTTCTTCTCGACGGCAGCGAAAACCAGCTCCTCATCATAACCGGGCCGAACATGGCGGGTAAATCGACTTTTATGCGTCAGACGGCACTTGTAACGCTCATGGCGCAGATGGGAAGCTTCGTTCCCGCCCGGGAAGCGACCATAGGCGTTGTGGACAGGATATTCACCCGTGTCGGTGCGTCGGACAACCTCAGCAGGGGGCAGTCCACCTTCATGGTTGAAATGACCGAAACAGCCAACATTCTGCGGAACGCCACACCGAAGAGTCTCGTTATTCTCGACGAGATAGGCCGTGGCACCTCGACTTTCGATGGTGTTTCCATAGCCTGGGCGGTTGCCGAATATCTTCACGACAGACCCGAACTCTCACCCAGGACCTTGTTCGCGACCCATTACCATGAGCTGACTGAACTCGCGGTCACACGGAACAGGATCAAGAACTTCAATATCGCTGTCCGCGAGTGGAATGATCAGATCATTTTTTTAAGGAAGATAGTCGCAGGAGGAGCTTCCCACTCATACGGCATCCAGGTCGCACGATTGGCCGGAATTCCTGGTGATGTAATAGAGCGGGCCCGCGAGATTCTTCTAAACCTTGAGAAAGGGGAGTACGTCGAAGGAGGGGCACCGCGCATAGCGAGGAAGAAGGGGACTTCTTCACCGCAATCTCCTCAGCTGTCGCTTTTCGCGGAACAGAATGATCCTGTCCGCACGCGCCTGAAGGAGATAGATACGAGGGTGATGACGCCGCTTGAAGCATTGAATGTTCTCGATGAACTGACAAGGATGGTCTGA